The genomic stretch TGAACATCAATTACACAATGTAAACCTGCTCATTTAAGTTAGCAAACTCATTTAaatttgtagattttttttatgctgCCCCCCCACGGAAAATGGAGCAGCTACGGCTCtgattgaatattcaattgctgtgtgaaatgcttcatttttccagatgggagtcaatgatgcatctacacagaagtcttcagtgcagtttgtgaataatagttataaatatgcattttgtttgtttttgacatgattgatttgatataggccgagttctgaggatttgccaaaaagatactgcagtgtttcgttttcgcctacgactgggagtaagatagattcattttcaatgtctacaataaagtctgcattacgttggttgaagtcgccatagacatgcagttttacttctggtttcatgttagacataatagattctagagttttgaaaaataattcatacgaatgtttatgagcatgttccggtggaaagtacacggaacagaagatatgttcttcgccagcaataaatgctttggtccatacgtgttcaaattctttatatttgtcggatattatttcttcagaagtaaagtctttattaatggcaatgaggactccaccgcctgacttttttgactggtagacaaattccgatcgtgccggaatacattataattgtttccaaatacttcttcgcttcttacgcttttgtcccagctactttcagtttctaaaattattttaaaagatgacgacaatagattttgttgaatttctttcattttgctggggcttttcatgcgattgaaattctgacagtagataagaatttcagtcgcattctgtcgaagaagcgaagaagtgttagtcaagttgttacttatgttaaaatttaattttgctgcctcagaagagggcCTCCTTACTTTGATTTTGATGTGCTAAATTTGTTTGCCCTTTCGCGTAGTTGTTGAAGACGatgcgtgcgttcatttgacaaaaaatgacgatatgactgaaggtcggctactgcttcggctggcgtgagtccatattcctgatggacttcaataaagacgcgttggagttgttttggagatgtcggcagtccttcggatgTGAGAAGCATTCTTATGCTGGTTGGTTtcattccttctacgcatacagatgatgATTGGTCCTTCATGAatgcgagatataggcgtgtaatatgcattacttttgggtcgcggagtctagccttcaaaaagcgctcgtcgccattcgacgattgctgcgtaagtcggacgattggtggacgcatggggtcaagttcaaattggttgtcttgcggtgctgattgtatgctggcgttgctggcaggagccggtgcTGAATTctcattgttagttgcattttattcTGTCCGATATGGATTGATGGTTTCGCctttttagaaatttataaattttgatgttatgtctgctttcggcggcccagcaaattgaacgcgtgctgctgccaggaggtctttgtccgagggtagtggttgttttaaaatttcagaaatttgagttttctttgagttgcaggcgaaatgGTTTATGTCGTGTTTATTGATGTTGTTACTTATGCTGATAAAATTTGAGTTTTCCTGCGGATGTTTGCGTTGCCGCATACgtttacgagcggccttttctGTTTGCTTTTCCTGCATGCGTCTTTTACGCTGTCTGGCGTCATACTCAGACCAGTCGCGTTTCCAtattttttattgccaattaggcgccagcctgatgtgaaatttggCTGCGGTGTTCTTCTGAGTCCGATTCTGGAAGTGGCAATGAAAGGCGAAGTTCTTTAGCCAGACTGGGATGAATGTCTGTTTTTGGTTGGAGTTTTATTCTCTTGATCCTTTGATTCCAGTCGCCTCAATAATTCGTCAAATTTAACTGTCTCCAGTCGCTTCTATAAGTTGTTTTGTTGTCTCATTTCATATAGCTTTCTAGCCTCCGGGTACGGCATAGCTCCATCTATTTTTATTCGTACGATATTCGTTTCCGTAATTTTTATTGGACATTCCCTTGACCGAGCGCTATGTGGCCCTTTTCAGTTCACACAACGGGCTTCAGCAAGGCAAGGCTTAATTTGCTCAtcgtgcgtcttgagctgcccgacagatcagacgtattttcggttgcttgcggactggtctttgactgcctatagcttcaaagtttgtgttttgtcagtgtgtcttttaaagattacctggaagttaacttacatcagtctttctcaagactacctatttctttctttctcaatacttgcaatttgatattatttttgaacttttttcgtgaaatggcaggacgaaaaaagaaaccacgcatcgctacggggaggaaaagagaggcatctctttctgaaactagcttatgcagtgaaaatttatatgatattctgcctgagcaagaagccggcgaaattgaaatgttcgaaagtaaaactattcaaagtgaaatttctgtaaaaaaggagaaaattccacctattgtggtaactattgcttctgaatttaatatttttaaaagagaactttctacgtttctctccgacgtcaaagttacttatcaaattggccgaagaggcgaatgccgtttactggcccaaacattgcaagattggaatcgtcttattcagtatttaactgaaaagatgtataaattttttacatatgatacgaagagcgccaagccgttcaaggtcgtattgaaaggtctcaccaacgatcaaaccgttgatgagatcaaaattactttgacagaattacttggtatagcccctacccaagtaattctgatgaaacaaaaatcacgaggcgaaaacagtcagcgaactggaatttcccttgtaaattatttaattcatttttaccgcagtgaggttaataacttaaattgttttgaaaaagcacatgctttatataacgtgcgtgtaaaatgggaattatatcgaaagtttggcggaggtaaaaagcatatcacccaatgccgtgtttgccaacgttatggccatggttcaaagttttgtaacatggaccaaaaatgcctcatttgtggagactcttctcacaaaaaggacacatgtcctgtgaaagagagtaaaaattttcgctgtgcgaattgtaacggcaaccatatgtcaaatttttaccaatgcccagtccgcTTAGCAATTGTTagggcaaggcaaggtaaacaaagttctatttctcaattaaaacaaaattctaCAAGCGTACCaatgacgcatagtttacctactcctttgcatacccgtttaacttatgcacaggttacaggtagttcgaacattataccgcctagtgttggtagtttgaaaatgaccgttaatatgcgtaagcaaaacacgctagaaaataattgtacacctattactctagctaatattgctgccgaaaatgttttttctaatgtcaactgcctggggcctataacggcaggtaaactttcttttttgcaacaggcaatgttcgatcttatgaacgccatgttgcaggcaaaatcaatgtttgaagccattcaaataggcataaattttactattaaaattgtttctaatttaaaatttagcaaagattttaaataaaccaatcaaaattttgaactggaatgctcgctcgttgaaggccaatgagaatgagctttttaatttttcaacagtaaataatgtgcatatcgCCATTATTacttaaaacatttttgaaacctaacattaaattaaaatatgatcccaattacgtggttcatagatatcataggattcagggttccggcggtggagttgcaattgttattcatcgccgaatcaaacatcgtgctcttccccatcttgagacgaaagttattgaaactttgggaattgaagttcaaactgaacttgggattttatttattgccgcagcatatttaccattccaatgcacacgcgagcacaaaaattattttaaaggtgatttacaaaaactcgccagaaatcgttcgaaattttttataatcggcgattttaacgcttaacatcgttcatggaataattcacAAAGTagttccaatggaaaaattttattcaatgattgttcttcaggatactattctattttgactccgaatagtcctacatgctttccttctgtaagaaacccatcaacaattgatttggtgctaacagatcaaagtcatgtatgtaatgatttgatcacacatgctgactttgattctggtcatcttccaataactttttctttatcacatgaatcagttttaaaccctatgagctctgtttttaattataacaaggctaattgggaaagatacaaaactcatattgagagaaatttcaataatgagcttgatttgcaaaacgaagtgaatattgattccgctttggaagcattaaaatgtgcaattgttgatgccaggaattattctgttcccaaggcacaagtgaaatttgattcaccaataattgacgaaaatcttcaacttctaattcgtttgaaaaatgtccgcagacgtcaatatcaacgttctcgtgaccctgtttttaaaactatttataaagatttacagaaagagattaaacatagaattactcttctgagaaatcaaaattttgaaactaaagttgaaaaattgaaaccatattcaaaacctttttggaagctgtcgaagattcttaagaaaccttcgaagcctattccagttttaaaagatggtgaacgttttcttgtatccaataaacaaaaggctcaaagacttgctcagcagtttgagagtgttcataactcaaatttgaattttgtgagtccaattaaaaatgaagtcacacgtcaatttgatttaatttcttcccggaattttttacctgtagaaataattgaaactaacttgaatgagattaaatcaattataaaaaattctaaaaatatgaaagcacctggagacgatggaatctttaatatattaatcaaacatctccctgaaagcataatggaatttttagtgaaaattttcaattgctgcttcaaaattgcatattttcccaaattatggaaaaatgcaaaaattactccaattttaaaaccggataagaacccagctgaagtttcaagttatcgaccaatcagtttgctttattcaagaagtaaactgtttgagagaattattcttaacagaatgatgtcacacattaacgaaaattcaatttttgcacatgaacagtttggatttctcCAGGgtattccactactcatcaattgctcagagttactaatatgatacgagctaacaaatctgaaggttattccactggagctgctcttttagacatagaaaaagcattcgacagtgtttggcataaaggtttgattgcgaaattgcaaacttttaattttccaattttcctaatcaaaattttataaaattatcttactgatcgaactctgcaggttgtctatcagaattcaaaatctgatagacttcctgtcagagcaggtgtgcctcaaggttcagtcttgggtccagtcctgtacaacatattcacttcagatcttcctgattttcctccaggatgcacaaagtcattgttctgcgatgacacaagcatttccgtaaaaggaaaaaatcttcgtgtcatatgcagtcgattacagaaaagtttagatattttttcttcctacttgcaaaagtggaaaatctctcccaatgcttctaaaactcaaatgataatttttccgcataagcctagggcttatttcctcaagccaaacaataatcacgttgtcaagatgaatggggttattttacgttggtctgacaaggtttagtacttgggactaatttatgataaaaaacttatttttaaagagcacattgagagtatacaagccaagtgcatcaaatatacgagatgtttatatcctctcattaacaggaattctaaactttgtttaaagaacaaacttttgatttacaaacaaatttttagaccagcaatgctttatgctgtaccgatctggtcaagttgctgttcaacaaggaagaaaacgctccaatgGTTTCagtataaaattctgaaaatgattttgaagcgtcctccttggtttggtacactcgaattacatagacttactggtgttgaaccattagaagctatgtcgaaTAATTATcgaattattaacaattttcgacaaaaatcgttgcaatcctcaattgctacgataagctctctttacagccaataagttagcatttaagttagttgtaagtttactttcctttcttgacaagtaggtttaaatccctacgaatgataagtcctaattgcgaaagcaaacaaatcctaacaattaaaattacaaatttctaacagtgttgagaagtcaccatttgtgattggacacacatactcattatttactgcaatcctcaattgcttcgataagctctctttatagccaattagttagcatttaagttagttgtaagtttactttcctttcttgacaagtaggtttaaatccctacgaatgataagtcctaattgcgaaagcaaacaaatcctaacaattaaaattacaaatttctaacagtgttgagaagtcaccatttgtgattggacacacatactcattatttactaaatatttatcataaatacttaagctactaacaaatcccccttttttttaagaaaaaagctTAATTTGCTCATGCTCAAGTGAGCATTCCGGGCATGTGGAAGTAGCCTGACAGTCTCGTCTTGTACAAGCATAACGGTGACAGTTGCCGCATTGCAGCGGGCTTGGATAATATGTCCTGGTCTTGACTCTGTGATACCCGAAGTATAAGAATTCGAGGATCGTTGTACCTTGTATCGTCACAAGTATCGTTGGGGTGGGGATGGGCGTGGTTTTGTCTTTTGGATTACTCCTAGTGAATCGTTTCACGTCGATTACCCGTTGAGATCGGAGCTCTTCCAGCACAGCTTCATTCGACATAGTTGAACCATAAGGGCATGAGACGGTACACTATCTAATGTTTAATTTCTCATGGAATTGCACAGAAACATTGGTGCCGTCGCAGAGTTTTTGAAGTTTTAAAAGCTTTTCTACTTGTTTTGCCTGCCACACCTTAAGGATGTATCGTGTCTCTTCGGTTTCCGGACGGGCATCTTCAATGCAACCTACCTCTTCTTCGATCGATCTCCTGATTAGCCAAGTGTTATCCGGGAACTTCCCGTCGTCATTGAACGGTATCATTGATAATATCGATAGTTCGCCATTTAGAGCATCCATCCATGGGCGCAAACGTCTTCCTGTCACGCTCCCGTTTACCGTTTTTGGAATTGTACCATAATTTTTCCAGCCTGGTTTCGCAATGGGGTCAGGGGGAATTGTTATCTCTCCTACCCCGGGGATAGTCCGGAGGCCATATGTTCGTGTTTAACACCTGGGTGTCAATCACTAGCCTTTTCCCTTAGTACACCCAACTGTAAAGGCTTAGGGTTCTGCAGTTGAGAATTATCACACGCGCGGATAATAAGACTATTGTTCGTATGTCAATACACTCTGCTAACAATGCGTTCGCTCGGAATACAACAAAGGTATCGAGAAGTTGAAACAAAAGCTCTTTGTCAGAGTAACCAAGCTTGATCAAGCGTCCGATCGCTACGAGTGTCGAAAGCGAACTTCTGTCTTATTAATGTACAAAGCCTTTGTGCTCGAAAATTTTCTAAGTTCGAGGAATTGAAAATGAACTTAAGTAATAGTAAAATGGACGTAATTTGTATGAGCGAAACATGGCATGACGAATCTATTAATGATCAAATGATAGCTATTGATGGATATAAGTTGTATAGGATCGCAATAGACACGGAAGAGGTTTCTGTGTATACTTACGTTCTAATTTAAACTACCTTATACTGCGGAAATCTCAAAACTGTGGTGGAACAGTTTCACGAGATAAAACTGAATTCATGTGTGTAGAAATTTAATGCAACTATAAACGTTTTTTACTAGGAGTATACTATAACCCACCAGATTCCGATTGTTCTCAGCTACTGTCTGAACACTGCGAAGAATTTACAATGGAGTACCAATCTACGTTTTCCCTTGGTGTTTCAATactgatcttttgaaaaataatgCTAAAAAACAAGCTGTTCGCGATACGAATTAAATTTGCCGGCCACCGAAGGTATTTCTTTGCCAATGAATTGGCTCTCGGAAAATGCACTAGCTGCAGCACAAATATCACTCACGCCGTGAAACGGAGCAGTTGCGGATCACGAAGCAGTTGGGGATTAAATCATGCCCCACTTCTCTTACTGCTAGAAACGACTTCGCTCCAGTGATCGAGAAATTATCACAACGAACTGATTCCGCGCACACGTTGCGGAACAATAGACCAGCAGAATTCACTGGTTTCACCACCGGCTTTCGGACTAGAAAAAACGCGCAAACGACCGTACTGTTCAACATATATATTTGGTACTGATCTTATATCTGAGTGGCTTCGGGATTTATAGATGACATCGAATCGAATAATCTAAATGGATCGATTGACCACTACTTGCGCACACAGTATTCTGGCGTTCGCCTTGAATTTCATTTGATTGGATTTATGTTAGGAAAGACCTTTAGCGTAAGTATAAATTTAGGCGTTTAAAATATTAGGTTAAGATTTAGTTCTAAGTTAATTCGAATTTTAAGTTTTATAAACTGTATTATTGTAAGCGTTCAACTCCAACATTCCGGCCACCTTGAAATACGTCGGTGTTTCAATATTTCCTTAGATCTCGACTGGGGGAGCTTTGATGAGGAACGGATGCGATTTTGGTTCCCATCCATTGACCGGTAGGAGCCATAGGAAGCGAGTAAGTGTCTTCACATGGTTTCCTCACCATCACcgagaaaaaagaaaagacCAAGTAGATCGAACGATTGGATTTAAAACATTGGAATTACAATTACCTGTGCAATGCGCAAGTGCGCATCGAGCAAGTTCTCCCGGTCCGGGTTGTTCTACCTGGATTATGGATTCATCGAGACTGTCGGAAGCAGGGCGATTTTGACGACACTTGATCCTGATAGAATAAAAGACGtctgatcaggtcgaggaattAGCAACGAATAATAGTTTATTGAGGGTGTACAAATGCAACGCTTACTATTCTAACATCCCCCCTTAAGTGGGTATTTGTAGGACACCCATTTTTTCCGATCTTCATTCAGCTTTGGTACCGGTAACGCCTTGGTCAGGATATCTTCAGCCTGCTGATTGAAAGCCACATGTTTTAACTAAATTGCCTTCAGCTCTACTTGCTCGTGAACAAAATGGTGTCTAATATCGATGAATTTTGTTCTCGCCGAATAACCCATCTCTTTCTCGGCAAGacaaatcgaacttttgatgaCTAGGGGATCGTTGATGCCGTATAGTTCACGCAAAAATCCCATCCACAAGACAGCTTCTTGACTAGCCATTGATAAAGCCATGTATTCTGCTTCGGTAGTAGATAAAGCTACGGTAGATTGCTTCTTCGAGCTCCATGACACTGCTCCTCCACTCTGAAGAAATACGTAACCACTTATCGATCGTCTCGTCTCGGCATCGTTTCCCCAATCCGCATCACTGTATCCGGTGAATGCCGCATCCTTCCTGTATGTCAACTTGTAATTTTAAGTTCCTTTTAGGTATCGCGATATTCGCTTTGCTGCTGTCCAGTGTGGCAAACCCGGATCCCTACAGAAAGAGCTAACTATGCTTACTGCATGGCTGATATCTGGCCGTGTGCACTGCGAAATAAACTGCAAACCTCCAATCAGCTCACGAAATGGAACATTCTTCATTTTTCCTGTCTCCTCTTTATTTTTCGGACTCATTGACTTGAGTAGTCGCTGATTAACATTCAGTGGTGTGGATGCTGGATTGCGATTGctcatgttgaatttttccagtAATTTGTGAATATATCTTTCCTGATCGATGGAAATAGCGTCATCCGTCCTGGTGACTCGTAGTCCCAGAATCTACTTCACCTCTCCCAGGTCCTTCATTTAGATTTTATTGCATAGTTGACATTTTACATCATCGACCAACTGTTGATCATTCGAAAACAGGAGAAAATCGTCAACATAAACTGTTATGATAATTAGTTTTCCATTAACCACTTTGTGGTACACATATGTGTCGAACTTTGAACGTTTTAGTCCCATTTGTTTGAGTTTCTGGTCTAGCTTGGTATTCCAAACCCTGCTTACCTGCTTAAGTCCATATAAGGCTTTCTCCAATTTGCAGACCTTTCTTGGAGCGTCATGATTGTGGAATCCCTCGGGCTGTTACATGTATATCTCCTCACCATCCAAATCGCACTGCAAAAATGCAGTTACAGCATCCATTTGATAGACGAGGAGATTTAATTGCGTGGCCAGCGCAAGCAGATGTCGAATCGTGGCGTAGCGGACGACAGGAGAGTAAGTTTCATTATAGTCCACTCCCTTTACTTGTGAATATCCCTTTATCACGAGTCTCGCCTTGTGACGCTCGATGGTACCGTCCGGGTTGGCTTTGATCTTGAAGATCCACTTGCTCTTCAACGGTTTGTGGCCCTTTAAAAGATCCTCTAGGTTCCACGTTTCGTTGGCCTTCAACGCGTTGTACTCGGATTCCATTGCCTCAATCCACTGGTCACGGTCCACCCTGTCTAATGCCTCCTGCACTGTTTCAGGATCTATCATCACCTGTGAAGAGTCATTCGGCGAAAGGTGGTTGTCGCCATAAATGTTAGAAATCAACTTGCCTTGGACTAAGCGCTCCCAGTCACTGTGCTCAGTATCATGTTGCGTACCAACTATTACTTCCTTCGATTGTGACAAGAGCGCAGCGGTGCCTTTGCTGCCAAGATTAGTTCCACGTCGTTCATCGCCACGTTTGACATGTGAAGTTGCAAATCCTTGAGGCAATACATTGTACGTTACTTTATAACCAGTATACTTGCCTTGGAAACGGCGCTCTCTCTCGATGCGCCTCATCGTAGAAGTATGAACTAGTTGCGGGAGGAGCGCAAGCGGTAGCTGTGGATCCTGTGGCTCTTCATGATTTCTCGTTGATCAGCTTCAGCAAAAATCATTGTTTTCACGGTTGATTCTGGAGCTTCTGGAACAGCGGACATTTCTGCCACCTGGTTCTCGTCCAGTATCACCACGTCTCGACTCTCGAGAACTTGCTTAGTCTTTTCATTATACATTCGGTAAGCCTTAGAAATTGCCGAACAACCAATCAAAATGCACGGTGTTGACTTGGGATCCCACTTGGATCGTTTTACCTTTGGTACGTGTGCCATCGCCTTGGCTCCAAAAAGCGTAAATTCGACAAATCCGGCTTCCGTCCCATGAATTTTTCGAAAGGGGTGACAAGGATACCCTTCGTTGGTAATCGATTGATCAAATACAGCGGTCGACGCTGCTTCTGCCCAAAACCGCTTGTCTAGCTTGGCATCAAAAAGCAAACACCTGGCTCTCTGTTGAATCATCCTATTCATGCGTTCAGCCAATCCATTTTGCTCCGGATTGTGAGGTACCGTGGTCTCTTGACGGATACCAACTCTTTGAAATGCTCACCAACGTATTCTCCTCCGTTGTCAGTTCGCAGACACTTAAGTTTCTTTCCGGTCTGGGTTTCAGTGTACGCCTTAAATTTCTTGAATGCGCCAAATGCATCCTTTTTGGACTTCAGGAAATATACGAACGTCATTCTGCTCGCATCATCGATAACAGTGACGAAATATTTGCTCCCTCCGATTGAAGGCTTCTCCATTGCTCCGCACAAATCCGAATGGGCTAGCTCAAGGACATCGCATGCCCTTGTACCACCAGATTTGAATGGCAACCGCTGATGCTTTCCTCGATGCAGGGAACACATGGcttgaagtttcaagttatcgaccaatcagtttgctttattcaagaagtaaactgtttgagagaattattcttaacagaatgatgtcacacattaacgaaaattcaatttttgcacatgaacagtttggatttctcCAGGgtattccactactcatcaattgctcagagttactaatatgatacgagctaacaaatctgaaggttattccactggagctgctcttttagacatagaaaaagcattcgacagtgtttggcataaaggtttgattgcgaaattgcaaacttttaattttccaattttcctaatcaaaattttataaaattatcttactgatcgaactctgcaggttgtctatcagaattcaaaatctgatagatttcctgtcagagcaggtgtgcctcaaggttcagtcttgggtccagtcctgtacaacatattcacttcagatcttcctgattttcctccaggatgcacaaagtcattgttctgcgatgacacaagcatttccgtaaaaggaaaaaatcttcgtgtcatatgcagtcgattacagaaaagtttagatattttttcttcctacttgcaaaagtggaaaatctctcccaatgcttctaaaactcaaatgataatttttccgcataagcctagggcttatttcctcaagccaaacaataatcacgttgtcaagatgaatggggttattttacgttggtctgacaaggtttagtacttgggactaatttatgataaaaaacttatttttaaagagcacattgagagtatacaagccaagtgcatcaaatatacgagatgtttatatcctctcattaacaggaattctaaactttgtttaaagaacaaacttttgatttacaaacaaatttttagaccagcaatgctttatgctgtaccgatctggtcaagttgctgttcaacaaggaagaaaacgctccaatgGTTTCagtataaaattctgaaaatgattttgaagcgtcctccttggtttggtacactcgaattacatagacttacggttgttgaaccattagaaggtATGTCGAATAATTATcgaattattaacaattttcgacaaaaatcgttgcaatcctcatttgctacgataagctctctttatagccaataagttagcatttaagttagttgttagtttactttcctttcttgacaagtaggtttaaatccctacgaatgataagtcctaattgcgaaagcaaacaaatcctaacaattaaaattacaaatttctaacagtgttgagaactcaccatttgtgattggacacacatactcattatttactgcaatcctcaattgcttcgataagctctctttatagccaattagttagcatttaagttagttgtaagtttacttgacaagtaggtttaaatccctacgaataataagtcctaattgcgaaagcaaacaaatcctaacaattaaaattacaaatttctaacagtgttgagaagtcaccatttgtgattggacacacatactcattatttactaaatatttatcataaatacttaagctactaacaaatcccctttttttttttaaaaaaaagcttaATTTGCTCATGCTCAAGTGAGCATTCCGGGCATGTGGAAGTAGCCTGACTGT from Wyeomyia smithii strain HCP4-BCI-WySm-NY-G18 chromosome 3, ASM2978416v1, whole genome shotgun sequence encodes the following:
- the LOC129728738 gene encoding uncharacterized protein LOC129728738 → MRRIERERRFQGKYTGYKVTYNVLPQGFATSHVKRGDERRGTNLGSKGTAALLSQSKEVIVGTQHDTEHSDWERLVQGKLISNIYGDNHLSPNDSSQVMIDPETVQEALDRVDRDQWIEAMESEYNALKANETWNLEDLLKGHKPLKSKWIFKIKANPDGTIERHKARLVIKGYSQVKGVDYNETYSPVVRYATIRHLLALATQLNLLVYQMDAVTAFLQCDLDGEEIYM